One part of the Anaeromyxobacter sp. Fw109-5 genome encodes these proteins:
- a CDS encoding cytochrome c3 family protein, which yields MHFARILVLSLAAALPLSALAAGGHDGVGCAGCHAIHTAKGEIIFAVGPNKVAQNPRTKSAYTASTALCLGCHEESSKGGQGYAPVAGHMSHPYGLASVNSKVANVPADLLRNGRFECVGCHDPHPSNPNHKYLRVDTAKGQNMDAFCGVCHSVKADPSVVSKKAAVFTSMDQRAGVAAPAASKK from the coding sequence ATGCACTTCGCCCGGATCCTCGTCCTCTCCCTCGCCGCCGCGCTGCCGCTCTCGGCTCTCGCGGCCGGCGGTCACGACGGCGTCGGCTGCGCCGGCTGCCACGCCATCCACACGGCCAAGGGCGAGATCATCTTCGCGGTGGGGCCGAACAAGGTCGCCCAGAACCCCCGCACGAAGTCGGCCTACACCGCCTCGACGGCGCTCTGCCTCGGCTGCCACGAGGAGTCCTCGAAGGGCGGCCAGGGCTATGCGCCGGTGGCCGGTCACATGAGCCACCCCTACGGCCTGGCGTCGGTGAACTCGAAGGTCGCGAACGTCCCCGCCGACCTGCTCCGCAACGGCCGCTTCGAGTGCGTCGGCTGCCACGACCCGCACCCATCGAACCCGAACCACAAGTACCTGCGCGTCGACACCGCGAAGGGCCAGAACATGGACGCGTTCTGCGGCGTGTGCCACTCGGTGAAGGCCGACCCGAGCGTCGTCTCGAAGAAGGCCGCGGTCTTCACCTCGATGGATCAGCGCGCCGGCGTCGCCGCCCCGGCTGCCTCGAAGAAGTAG
- a CDS encoding PfkB family carbohydrate kinase, translating into MSAARPVAVVCGNVTLDRVGAGLVPGGSAWYAAHTLRALGADARVLTSSGADYPREALAGVEARIAPAPRTTLFVNVHAPGGERTQRVEAAAPPLDPASLPAEWRGADVLHLAPVLGELSPRAFADVAGAGRVGLGVQGLVRAVAPDGAVLQPRWSFAPEDLAGVTAAFVGEDDLRGQGDLLARLSAAVPIVVFTRGAAGCEIMAEGRTLRVGVFPTREVDPTGAGDVFAAGFLFALARGADLAEAGRLAAAAASIVVEGVGGETLGRVGEAFQRARIVTVAG; encoded by the coding sequence GTGAGCGCGGCGAGACCGGTCGCGGTCGTGTGCGGGAACGTGACGCTCGATCGCGTCGGGGCCGGGCTCGTGCCGGGCGGCTCGGCGTGGTACGCGGCGCACACCCTGCGCGCGCTCGGCGCGGACGCGCGGGTGCTCACCTCGTCCGGCGCCGACTACCCGAGGGAGGCGCTCGCGGGCGTGGAGGCGCGGATCGCCCCCGCGCCGCGCACCACGCTGTTCGTGAACGTGCACGCACCCGGCGGCGAGCGCACGCAGCGGGTCGAGGCCGCCGCGCCGCCGCTCGATCCCGCCTCGCTGCCCGCGGAGTGGCGTGGGGCGGACGTGCTCCACCTCGCCCCGGTGCTGGGCGAGCTCTCGCCGCGCGCCTTCGCCGACGTCGCCGGCGCGGGGCGGGTCGGCCTGGGCGTGCAGGGGCTCGTGCGGGCGGTGGCACCCGACGGCGCGGTGCTGCAGCCGCGCTGGTCCTTCGCGCCCGAGGACCTCGCCGGCGTGACCGCCGCCTTCGTCGGGGAGGACGATCTGCGCGGCCAGGGCGATCTGCTGGCGCGCCTCTCCGCCGCCGTGCCGATCGTCGTGTTCACGCGAGGCGCCGCCGGCTGCGAGATCATGGCGGAGGGCCGCACGCTGCGCGTGGGGGTGTTTCCGACGCGAGAGGTCGATCCGACGGGCGCGGGGGACGTGTTCGCGGCCGGGTTCCTCTTCGCCCTCGCGCGCGGCGCCGACCTGGCCGAGGCGGGCCGCCTCGCCGCCGCGGCGGCGTCGATCGTGGTCGAGGGCGTGGGAGGGGAGACCCTCGGCCGCGTCGGCGAGGCGTTCCAGAGGGCGAGGATCGTGACTGTCGCGGGGTAG
- a CDS encoding GtrA family protein yields MKGRVARFALVGLSGVLVNLAALHLFAAVLELQDVVASALAIETSIVTNFLLNDGFTFSDRRDLGAGIVRRLLRYHAVCLAGGVIQLATFVLVAVALRRLLGRPELGALRYVAQSAGIGVAFAVNYLGSLRFAWGPGDAGAPRAALSEPRPGAWIAPAIFAGLLLLHVLPIWIAPYFPTQDGPLHVENVLALLHYRESPLLQHWYVANWGAQPNWLTQAILAGLLQVVGPVTAEKLVLTGYTVLFPLGFRALLPRGRDGWWAALAAFPFVHAFPFHMGFWNFCYGLALALLAVGFWARRRGRLGPARWLALAVLSLLLFFAHSVAFAGAFLAIGALLAWRLALALHRARGRPARRRLVLRAYALRSGAVALAALPGGALLVAWLLAHSDSVSSRLPFLELAAKLATAYALVSIDRREILLACAVSLVLFVGVVHLALVRATGTRTLRPYDGWLLAAAAFAVLYFAIPEVVAAGAHVSDRLSLFAFLSVTAWIATGAAPAIAVRRVALALAGIAVVVTGIRLEKQLQLSAHVEEYVAAAETLGPDRVLLPVAVSPHGPRDENGRNLGYRVKPLLHATGWIVARNGGVDLKNSQAFTDHCPVRFPDQNNPFLLLAGSLGRMEGEPPCIDLRAAVRAKVDYVLLYGATPEALASPCGARMERDLRARFERVYRSSPTGMLEVWRPTGPGARHAQLPGPLSR; encoded by the coding sequence ATGAAGGGTCGTGTCGCGAGGTTCGCCCTGGTCGGGCTCTCGGGCGTCCTCGTGAACCTCGCGGCCCTGCACCTGTTCGCGGCGGTGCTGGAGCTCCAGGACGTCGTCGCCTCGGCGCTCGCGATCGAGACGAGCATCGTCACGAACTTCCTCCTCAACGACGGCTTCACGTTCAGCGATCGGCGAGATCTGGGCGCCGGGATCGTGCGCCGGCTCCTGCGCTACCACGCGGTGTGCCTGGCGGGCGGCGTCATCCAGCTCGCCACGTTCGTGCTCGTGGCCGTGGCGCTCCGGCGCTTGCTCGGGCGCCCGGAGCTCGGCGCGCTCCGCTACGTGGCCCAGTCGGCCGGCATCGGCGTCGCCTTCGCGGTGAACTACCTCGGGAGCCTCCGGTTCGCGTGGGGTCCCGGGGACGCCGGCGCGCCTCGGGCCGCCCTCTCGGAGCCTCGGCCCGGGGCGTGGATCGCCCCGGCCATCTTCGCGGGGCTGCTCCTGCTCCACGTCCTGCCGATCTGGATCGCGCCCTACTTCCCGACGCAGGACGGACCCCTGCACGTCGAGAACGTGCTCGCCCTGCTGCACTACCGCGAGTCCCCACTGCTGCAGCACTGGTACGTCGCGAACTGGGGCGCCCAGCCGAACTGGCTCACCCAGGCGATCCTCGCCGGGCTCCTGCAGGTGGTCGGGCCGGTCACGGCGGAGAAGCTCGTGCTGACCGGCTACACGGTGCTCTTCCCGCTCGGCTTCCGCGCCCTGCTCCCGCGAGGGAGGGACGGATGGTGGGCCGCCCTCGCCGCGTTCCCGTTCGTGCACGCGTTCCCGTTCCACATGGGCTTCTGGAACTTCTGCTACGGGCTCGCGCTCGCGCTGCTCGCCGTCGGCTTCTGGGCGCGGAGGCGTGGGCGGCTCGGGCCGGCGCGCTGGCTCGCGCTCGCGGTGCTGTCGCTGCTCCTCTTCTTCGCTCACTCCGTCGCGTTCGCCGGGGCGTTCCTGGCGATCGGCGCCCTGCTCGCCTGGCGCCTCGCGCTCGCGCTGCACCGCGCCCGCGGCCGCCCCGCGCGCCGTCGCCTCGTGCTCCGAGCCTACGCCCTCCGCTCGGGCGCCGTGGCGCTGGCGGCGCTGCCCGGGGGGGCGCTGCTCGTCGCGTGGCTCCTCGCGCACTCCGACAGCGTCTCCTCGCGCCTCCCGTTCCTGGAGCTCGCCGCGAAGCTCGCCACCGCCTACGCGCTCGTCTCGATCGACCGGCGGGAGATCCTCCTCGCCTGCGCGGTGTCGCTGGTGCTCTTCGTCGGGGTGGTGCACCTCGCGCTGGTGCGCGCCACCGGCACGCGCACGCTCCGCCCGTACGACGGGTGGCTCCTCGCCGCGGCCGCCTTCGCCGTCCTCTACTTCGCCATCCCGGAGGTCGTGGCGGCGGGCGCGCACGTCTCGGACCGCCTGTCGCTGTTCGCTTTCCTGTCGGTGACGGCGTGGATCGCCACCGGCGCGGCGCCCGCCATCGCGGTCCGGCGCGTGGCGCTCGCCCTCGCCGGGATCGCCGTGGTGGTGACGGGGATCCGCCTCGAGAAGCAGCTCCAGCTCTCCGCCCACGTGGAGGAGTACGTCGCGGCCGCCGAGACCCTCGGGCCGGACCGCGTGCTCCTGCCGGTCGCCGTCTCGCCGCACGGGCCGCGCGACGAGAACGGGCGGAACCTGGGCTACCGCGTGAAGCCGCTCCTGCACGCGACGGGCTGGATCGTCGCCCGGAACGGCGGGGTGGATCTGAAGAACAGCCAGGCGTTCACCGACCACTGCCCGGTCCGCTTCCCGGACCAGAACAACCCGTTCCTGCTGCTCGCCGGATCGCTGGGGCGGATGGAGGGGGAGCCCCCCTGCATCGACCTGCGCGCGGCCGTGCGGGCGAAGGTGGACTACGTGCTCCTGTACGGCGCGACGCCGGAGGCGCTCGCGAGCCCGTGCGGCGCGCGCATGGAGCGCGATCTCCGCGCGCGCTTCGAGCGCGTCTACCGCTCCTCGCCGACCGGCATGCTCGAGGTCTGGCGACCGACGGGGCCGGGCGCGCGGCACGCCCAGCTGCCGGGGCCCCTCTCGCGGTGA
- a CDS encoding response regulator receiver protein, producing MPERRRVLLIEHDADVRASVVQALAGRGADVVVASDLTDGLARLGDGVAPAVVIVDLRRASGAARGFVSAVRADPRLGDVPVITMTAEGGARARERGEAPFDLEDVLGIVLSLCEHERCA from the coding sequence ATGCCCGAGCGCCGTCGAGTCCTCCTCATCGAGCACGACGCGGACGTCCGCGCCTCGGTGGTGCAGGCGCTCGCCGGCCGTGGCGCCGACGTCGTCGTCGCGAGCGATCTCACCGACGGGCTCGCTCGGCTCGGCGACGGCGTCGCTCCCGCCGTGGTGATCGTGGATCTGCGGCGGGCGAGCGGCGCGGCGCGGGGGTTCGTGAGCGCCGTCCGCGCCGATCCGCGGCTGGGGGACGTGCCGGTGATCACCATGACCGCAGAAGGGGGAGCTCGGGCGCGTGAACGGGGCGAGGCGCCGTTCGACCTCGAGGACGTGCTCGGGATCGTGCTCTCGCTCTGCGAGCACGAACGCTGCGCCTGA
- a CDS encoding 16S rRNA (uracil(1498)-N(3))-methyltransferase, translating into MNLLLVEASELAPDGTARLAGRRAMHVHGVLRASAGDRIQAGVIGGRMGEAEVLSASEGEVVIAPRLEHPPPPPSPVALLAALPRPKILRRVLQAVASMGVKRLVLLGSYRVEKSYFGTPFLDPAAIRAELVLGLEQGRDTVLPEVSVRRFFKPFVEDELDETFPTRARLLAHPSGSDPLEALAPGAERACLAIGPEGGWTPYEAAALCARGFTPFSLGPRVLRVDAAVPYAVGQVELWLRRAGAAPPPLR; encoded by the coding sequence GTGAACCTGCTCCTCGTCGAGGCCTCGGAGCTCGCGCCCGATGGCACCGCCCGGCTCGCCGGGCGACGCGCGATGCACGTCCACGGGGTGCTGCGCGCCTCGGCGGGGGACCGGATCCAGGCGGGCGTGATCGGCGGCCGGATGGGCGAGGCCGAGGTGCTCTCCGCGAGCGAGGGCGAGGTCGTGATCGCGCCGCGGCTCGAGCACCCTCCTCCGCCGCCCTCGCCCGTCGCGCTGCTCGCCGCGCTGCCCCGGCCGAAGATCCTCCGGCGCGTGCTGCAGGCGGTCGCGTCCATGGGCGTGAAGCGGCTGGTGCTGCTCGGCAGCTACCGCGTGGAGAAGAGCTATTTCGGCACGCCGTTCCTGGATCCCGCCGCGATCCGGGCGGAGCTCGTCCTCGGGCTCGAGCAGGGTCGTGACACCGTGCTGCCGGAGGTCTCGGTGCGCCGCTTCTTCAAGCCGTTCGTGGAGGACGAGCTGGACGAGACCTTCCCGACGCGCGCGCGGCTCCTCGCCCACCCGTCCGGGAGCGATCCGCTCGAGGCGCTCGCGCCCGGCGCGGAGCGGGCGTGCCTCGCCATCGGTCCGGAGGGCGGGTGGACGCCCTACGAGGCGGCCGCGCTGTGCGCGCGCGGCTTCACGCCGTTCTCGCTCGGGCCGCGGGTGCTCCGCGTGGACGCGGCGGTGCCGTACGCGGTGGGCCAGGTGGAGCTCTGGCTGCGCCGCGCGGGCGCCGCTCCGCCGCCCCTCCGCTGA
- a CDS encoding trimeric intracellular cation channel family protein: MLDGPFQLPIAFDVAAAFLFAITGAMAAVRKRYDLVGILVLSFATGLGGALLRDGLFLQQGPAAVLTDGRYLLGVLGGGVTGAFFGRHLHRVRLVIEVIDALALGVYGVVGAQKSLAAGLPLVSAALVGCVNAVGGGVLRDVLVREEPLIFKPGEFYALAALAGVVLFIGLAAGARLPEETAALAGIGLAFMVRLLSIRLGWRTGAFEPEGSPPTRP, translated from the coding sequence GTGCTCGACGGCCCCTTCCAGCTCCCCATCGCCTTCGACGTCGCCGCCGCGTTCCTGTTCGCCATCACGGGCGCGATGGCCGCGGTGCGCAAGCGCTACGATCTCGTCGGCATCCTCGTCCTCTCCTTCGCGACCGGGCTCGGCGGCGCGCTGCTGCGCGACGGGCTCTTCCTGCAGCAGGGGCCCGCCGCCGTCCTGACCGACGGCCGCTACCTCCTCGGCGTCCTCGGCGGCGGCGTCACCGGCGCGTTCTTCGGGCGCCACCTGCACCGCGTCCGGCTGGTCATCGAGGTCATCGACGCCCTCGCGCTCGGCGTCTACGGCGTGGTGGGCGCCCAGAAGTCGCTCGCCGCGGGGCTCCCGCTCGTGTCGGCCGCGCTCGTCGGCTGCGTGAACGCGGTCGGGGGCGGCGTGCTGCGCGACGTCCTCGTGCGCGAGGAGCCGCTCATCTTCAAGCCAGGCGAGTTCTACGCGCTCGCGGCCCTGGCGGGGGTGGTGCTGTTCATCGGCCTCGCGGCCGGGGCGCGCCTGCCAGAGGAGACGGCCGCGCTGGCCGGGATCGGTCTCGCGTTCATGGTACGGCTCCTCTCGATCCGGCTCGGCTGGCGTACGGGTGCGTTCGAGCCCGAGGGGTCCCCGCCGACCCGTCCATGA
- a CDS encoding RNA methyltransferase produces MSRANPAAPPVRIVLLRPRNPENLGAVARAMKNFGLADWAIAELGTHDFATARRVAVHAEDLLDRPRLVRTLDEAVADCAWVVGTSSRRVRGKRRLSPAEVAREAMERAPAGRTALVFGDERSGLANDEVLRCHDLSAIPTDEAQPSVNLAQAVLLYAYELRRAALATREPAPAAAGATDGELRGLEEMLRAALRETGFLAGPERHAVRDLLSPLRRARLTRSEVRLWTAALRTMGRGR; encoded by the coding sequence ATGTCCCGAGCGAACCCCGCGGCGCCGCCGGTGCGCATCGTCCTGCTCCGGCCGCGAAACCCCGAGAACCTCGGAGCGGTGGCGCGCGCCATGAAGAACTTCGGCCTGGCGGACTGGGCCATCGCCGAGCTCGGGACGCACGACTTCGCGACCGCGAGGCGCGTCGCCGTGCACGCCGAGGATCTGCTCGACCGCCCCCGGCTCGTCCGGACGCTCGACGAGGCCGTGGCCGACTGCGCCTGGGTGGTGGGGACGAGCTCCCGGCGCGTGCGCGGCAAGCGGCGGCTCTCCCCGGCGGAGGTCGCGCGCGAGGCGATGGAGCGCGCGCCGGCGGGCCGCACCGCGCTCGTCTTCGGCGACGAGCGCAGCGGGCTCGCGAACGACGAGGTGCTCCGCTGCCACGATCTCTCCGCCATCCCCACCGACGAGGCGCAGCCGTCCGTGAACCTCGCGCAGGCCGTGCTCCTGTACGCCTACGAGCTCCGCCGCGCCGCGCTCGCGACGCGCGAGCCAGCCCCGGCGGCAGCGGGCGCGACCGACGGCGAGCTGCGCGGGCTGGAGGAGATGCTGCGGGCGGCGCTGCGCGAGACCGGGTTCCTGGCCGGCCCGGAGCGCCACGCCGTCCGCGACCTCCTCTCGCCGCTCCGCCGCGCGCGGCTGACGAGGAGCGAGGTGCGGCTGTGGACGGCGGCGCTGCGGACGATGGGGAGGGGGAGGTAG
- a CDS encoding CBS domain-containing protein, whose product MTRNAVTIGVDETLVAAARKMKELGVGALPVLAEGTLTGILTDRDLTVRATAAGADPRRTRVRDAMTPQVVACTEDDELAEAAHAMEACAVRRLIVLDREGRLCGMLSVEDLAGASTALAAEVLRRARDPMLPAP is encoded by the coding sequence ATGACGCGAAACGCCGTGACGATCGGCGTCGACGAGACGTTGGTCGCCGCCGCGCGGAAGATGAAGGAGCTCGGCGTCGGCGCCCTGCCCGTGCTCGCGGAAGGGACGCTCACGGGGATCCTCACCGACCGGGACCTGACGGTGCGGGCGACCGCGGCGGGGGCGGACCCCAGGCGGACGCGCGTGCGGGACGCGATGACGCCGCAGGTGGTGGCCTGCACCGAGGACGACGAGCTCGCCGAGGCGGCGCACGCGATGGAGGCCTGCGCCGTGCGGCGCCTCATCGTCCTCGATCGGGAGGGACGCCTCTGCGGGATGCTCTCGGTCGAGGACCTCGCCGGCGCGAGCACCGCGCTCGCGGCGGAGGTGCTGCGCCGGGCGCGGGACCCCATGCTCCCCGCGCCTTGA